The sequence below is a genomic window from Lampris incognitus isolate fLamInc1 chromosome 18, fLamInc1.hap2, whole genome shotgun sequence.
GTATGATTTCATCAACAGAACTGAATCAAAcgcattaatccatccatccattatccaaactgcttatcctgctctcagggtcgcagggatgatggagcctatccaagcagtcactgggcggcaggcggggagacaccctggacaggccgccaggccatctctcacacacacacacacacacacacacacacacacacacacacacacacacacacacacacacacacacacacacacacacacctagggacaatttagtacggccgattcacctgacctacatgtctttggactgtgggaagaaaccggagcacccagaggaaacccacgcagacacggggggaacatgcaaactccacacagaggacgaccccggggttggactaccccgggggtcgaacccaggcccttcttcaaacaaacacattcaaacacattaaGATTTACATTAACACATTGAGATTTTATGCAAATTGAACAAGCCTAAAAaaactgctaccactactactttcggctagtcccattaggggtcgccacagcggatcatccgtttccatttcttcctgtcttctgcatcttcctgtgtcacaccagccacctgcatgtcctccctcaccacatccataaagctcctctttggccttcctcttttcctcttccctggcagctccatattcagcatccttctcccaatatacccagcatctctcctccacacatgtccaagccatctcagtcttgcttctcttgctttgtttccaaaccgtccaacctgagctgtccctctaatatagtcgttcctaatcttgtcatGACATATTTGCCTTAGAGATGGAAGGAACATATtttgaaatatgtgtgtgtgtgtgtgtggggggggggctggggcttTAATGTTGTCATGAATCATAATTTTGATACAAGCCTCAAGAAAAACAATATAAGTTTGTGAACATATCAATACAGGAAACTGGACTAACTGATGTTTGGAGAGAACTTCACTCTCTGGAAAGGGACTATACACACTACTCAGTACCTTATTCTGTATactccagaattgactacttttTAATGAGTACTGGTGAGAGTCACAGGGTCGAAGAGTGTAAAATCAGGGTGGCAGATGTATCAGATCATAATGCGATCAGCTTGACAATTCACCTGAATAGTAGGGAAATAAATACGGTATGGCGGCTCAACAGGGGTATTTAGAATGAGGCAAATGTGGAACAAATAAGGGAAGAGCTAAAAAGGTCTACAGAAGAGAATGATTATGGGGAAGTGGACCCTGTAATACTGTGGGATGCTATGAAGGCAGTTATTCATGGATAGCTGATCGCCTTGACaacaccacacaaaaaaaaaggcccGGCAAGCGACCTAAAACAAAATGGAAATATTGAAAGaactggagagagaaaaaaaacataaaaccacaGAGGATCAGTTGGTATTACAACAAATTAAAGAAACAAGGGAGGAGACAGACGAGACCCTCAGGGGAGATACAGAAAAAGGGCAAGATTTGTCAAGCAGACTTATTATAAAGCAGGTCCAAAAGCAGCTAGACTCCTGGCCAGACGCCTGCATTAACAGACCTCTAATACAATTTCTAAAATAAGGGACCCTCAAACAAACCAATTATTACACGAGCCAGATGGGATAGAAAGAATATTTGAAGACCACTATCAGAAACTCTTTTCCAAACCACCATCAGCTGAGAGAAAAAAACAGTTTTCTTAAATCACTCGACCTGCCATCTATTGGTGAGATACAGAAGGACACCATTACGTCACAATTTACAGTTACGGAGCTGGAAGCTGCAATTAATAAAGTCCAGTAAATCACCAGGCAGTGATGGGTTTCCATCAGGATGGTATAAGGCCTTTAAATCTCTGCTTCTATCCTATTTTAACTGGACCCTTAAggaaggcacccccccccccatcttggaAGGAAGTTACCAATTTACCGAAGGATGGCAAAGACATAGAACAACGTAACAATTTTAGGCCAATCTCACTTTCAAATGTGGACTACAAGCTATTTACCTCAATCATTTACCAAAGATTTGAGACTTTCGTACTAGACCTGATCCGTGAAGATCAAACTGGATTTATTAGACAAACACaggccaaacacaaacacaggacAATATTAGGAGAGCCCTCCATATTGTAGACAATGCTCAAAAAAGGGTACAAGTACAGTTCTGGTTAATttggatgcagaaaaagcatgTGATAGTGTTAGTTGGGTGTTTTTATATGAAGTACTGAAGAGATTTGGTTTCAATGTAAATACAATTTGGTGTATTAAAACTATATCATGAGCCTGCAGCTAGGATTAAGGTAAATAGTACCCTGTCTAATAGGATTCAGTTGGAGAGAGTTTCAAGATAAGGCTGTTGTCTTTCTCCTACTTTTTTTGCTTTATATGCCGAACCTTTAGCACAAGCAATAAGGCAGAGTGAAGACCTGCAGGTGTTAATATAGAGGGGAAAGAACATATCATTAGTCTTTTCGCAATGATGTTATCATTTTTCTCAAACAACCAGATGTATGTTTCCCAAACCTAATGAACCTACTTGAAATATATGGACAATACTCAGGGTATAAATaatataacaaaaaaaaaagttctttcaTTTTAATTATTCCCCATCCCAACAAATCAGAGATGCATATAATCTGAAATGGAACTCTAAAACAATGAAGTATCTTGGTGTAATTATAACCAAAACATTTTCCAACGTGTTTGAAACCAATTATAACAAGATTGATGAAAACATCCAAAAGGACGTTGAAAGGTGGTCTACCCTCACTTTAGACTTCAGTGCCAGAATACAAGTGGTTAAAATGAACATCCTACCTAAACTACTGTATTTATTCCAATCTCTCCCAATCAATGTTCTCAAAACAAATTCATAGCCTGGGTTAAGATGATCTCTAGATTCATTTGGAACATTAAAAAGCCAAGAACAAAATTTACAACAACCCAACTGCCTAAAAGTAAGGGGGGGAAGGACTTTACCAAATCTTAGGGAATATTTTTATGCAGCCCAACTCAAGACCTCTGACCTGTTGGTGTAGACCTGACTATGAATCTCAGTGGAAATAAATGGAAAGGGAGATACAGGGTTACCAGACCCAGATTTTGGTGGGAAACAAATATTTAATAGGGCAATGAAACATGTTATGGATCCAACAGTAGCATTTACATTAGAAATATGGAGCGTTTTAACAGAAAAGTATAAATTAAAAGGAGGGGGTTCACACACTGAGGTGGTTTGCATACGACTCAGTTTAAGCAAGGGGTGTATGATCCAATATTCAAAGAATGGGGCACAAAAAGGCATTATGGCAATGTGTACAGTTCTACAAAATGGTGAATTTATGAGCTTCTAAGATTTATAGGCAAAATATGGTCTCGAAAACAGATTTTGTTAGATACATGCAGTTAAGAGACTACAAAACAGATAAGGTCGGAATCAGATGAAATTTAAAATAATGTGATTGGGGTGATTGTGGATGCATACAAACAGGAGCTTAGGGCccgggtggctaaccatgtgccatagagagccatgtgtatgcaggttttcattccagccggactccacaccaggtgatttcactgattagcaaccttcaaccaaagaggaagaatgtatcagtgaaatcacctggtgtggagtcgggttggaatgaaaacctgcatacacatggctctccatggcacatggttagccaccgctggcttAGGGTCATCTCTGCTTTGTACCAAGCTTTGGGGGGGAAGCAGGGGGGATTCAACGCTCCACATAAAACCAAAATGGGAAGCAGAGTTAAAGATTCAGATAACAGAGGAAGAATGGTATCAAATGTGTGAGAGACACAATTCACAATCCACaaactcacacatgcacaaactcacaaatatatggagggaattctgctGGAAGAATTTAGCACACTTTTTCATAAcacccaaaataaaaaaacaggcaACTTGCTGCACAGCAAGtgttggaggctgtgtgggagcatggaggctgaCCACTTGCATATTTTCTGGAAATGCACAAAGAtaaggttatattgggagaacgtAAATGTAGGGGTCAAAAATATTTTGAGATATGAAATCCCAAATATCTGCCCTGTGATGTATCTTGGTAACATTGATGATGTTGAGGTGAGAGAAGATCTCTACTTGACTAAAGTTTTACTTGCAGCAAGTAACTTAGCCGTTACCAGAAATTGGCTTAATGTAAACACTCCAGGAACAGTGGATGGTAATTGTTGAAGACATTTTTGTTATGGAAAAGTTGACATACCTTATGAGAGTCCAAgagaatatatttaaaaagaactggggagaaaaaacgaACATTTATATGGGAAATGACACCAACTACATGAATGCCTAATTACAATATTTGtgtgaatattgaaatatttccagacaactgtttttttttatgttttttttgtttttttgtgtatcTTACAGTATTCAATAAAAACTTCAGTGAGAAAAAAAATAGGTATGGTGAAATAAGTTTATAAACAAAACTTCCAAACGGTCTTCTCTCTGGCGTTCACTTTGTTGTCCCACACAATGTTGCGAGGCGCTTCTgtcaaggggaaaaaaatccaaattaaGAACGAGGATGAAGGCAAAGGTTTCACTCTGAAAATGGCGTGAGGAAagacatgtcagaaaagcattTTCATGCTCAATTTTATCTGGGTATAAAGAATGATAAAAACATGATAAAAACACGATAAAAACAATCTTTTCCTCTTAAGAACTTGGTTCTTTGTGACACCATGCACAATGGGTGGTTTTCTAATGCACTGATCAGTTTACCTGGAGCTGCTGCATGCTCGCCAGGGCCTTCTTATCCAGTGATGACAGGTCAGCTGAGTCTATTTGACTGGCCAGCAGCTGAATGCTCTGGATCAATGACACAACACACATAATAAAGTTAGCAGAAAAAGAGATTAAAATCATATTGTGCAGACAGCTAGGCTATGGGTTAAAGTCTTGCTGGCTTGTGCAACAGGTTAAATTGCTGGTTAGTTTTGCTGTAAGCCAACTACTGAttgctttattaaaaaaaaaaagttgcgtaGCACTCCATGGGactgattttattttcacaaatcaatgATTATGTTGTAAAGAAAAGATCACACCCTACCTGTACATAGTTTAGAGCAAAGAAGTTCCCAAAAATGCTTTCCTAAATGAACCTGGTAAAGAACATTCACATTTATCTAATCTGTCAGACCAGCCTGATTAAGGTGTATCGTGGACTCTGTGTGGTGCATTTTTGTCCCAAAGCAAAACATCTATTTTTGCAAGTCATTCTGGGTGTTTAGCTGTTTGTACAaagattatttatttatgtatgctGGCTATAATGCATCTCTGACAGGTCGTGTTTACCCAAGATATCGAAATGAGCATTTTGTCTAGCCCTAACCTGGCTCTTATTTTTGCTTTGAAACCGAAGAAAGTCCACAGGGACTTTTCTTCGGTTTTCAGATTTGAACAGTAGAGTGGGTCATTCAAGTCATTAATATAACTGAACAGTTGATATAAAAATTCAGAATTGCCCCAGTGGGTAGAAAAACGTTAAAATATCCTATTTAATGACTGTTCATTTGGGGTTccattgttgtgtttgtgtagcTGACCATCAAAAAGATACCCCTAATATGGTGAACTAACTCTTTGAGACATACTTCTGGTTTAAATTAAGTTTAAACTTTCacaaccctcaccctctccagttACAacgcacaaccaactgcaccccctgtcaGCCACTCTCCTTTCCCCCCCtgaacccccacccacactcaggatctgtgctgaggacgtgcaccagctcttccagagacagaagaccagggagACATCAGGCCCGGATGGTGTGTCACCCcttctgtcttaaagtctgtgctgaccaactggccccattttcacactgatcttaaaCAGATCACTGCAGCTGTGTGAAgtgccctcctgcttcaagagctccactaccaTCCCGGTCCcgaagaaaccccgtatcacaggattaaatcacTACAGGCCCATTACCCTAACGTCTgaggtcatgaaatccttcaagactggtgttgacccacctgaaggaaattacAGGCCCCCTGCAGTTTCCCTActaagcaaacaggtcagtggaagatgcagtcaacatgggattgcactacatcttccaacacctcgactcctcaggcacatatgcaagggtcccgtttgtggacttcagctcagcgttcgacaccatcatcccagatatcctacactccaaactcacccggttcactgtaccagcccccatctgccagtggattcaaaacgtcctgacagacaggaggcagcttgtgaggctggggggaaaaaaatcacatccagcactcgCACCATCAGCACAGCCCCCACCCCTCCAGGGATGTGTACTCTCCCCTCTACATAAATGACTGCACcgcaggtgacccgtctgttaaactcccgagtttgcggacaacacaaccatcattggccttatccgggatggtgatgagtgTGTATacacaggaggttgatcagctggccttctggtgtggccataacaaccttaagctgaacacactcaaaacagtagaGGTGACAGTGAAGTTCaggaagagcccccccccccccccccatactcaaAAGCaaggtgtctacggtgaaaacctacagatttctgggttccacaatctcccaggacctaaggtgggcatccaacatagacacaatcatcaaaaaggcccagcagaggacgtACTTTCTCTCCCAGCTCAAGAaatttcaacctgcctcaggagctgctgattcagttgtacactgcaataatccagtctgtcctctgcacatccatcagtcTGGTTTGGTtttgccaccaaacaggacagggacagactaaaaTGGACAGtttagtctgcagagaaaatcattggtgccaacctgccctccattcaagacttatacacctccagactcaggaaacgggcagacaACATGACTGCAGACCCACcaaaccctggtcacaacctgttccaacttctcccctctggtaggtgctacagagcactgcagCCTAAAACAACCAGATagtttctgtgggctgtcattcaagtgaatgcttaacactgtcaaataaatcaaaccatcttgtatatactactgtacattgtacgtatactggtacactctgtcatatccatctacctcaggcatgtatttaagtgacctgctaacatttatttcagcatctccgatatattctctgcaccattgcattttatcacctcttatttcgcctgtatgtcATTGTGTATTTcgctgaagattgctgtgttgtagtgttgttattctatgttaagcacactgagagagccacgaaaccagagtccagttccatgtatgtgcaaacctacatggccaagaaacacgattctgattctaAAAAAGGCTTTTACTTGGATAAACTAAAATCCCTCAGAATTGAAGATCCTGCCTCCAGACTACCAAGTTCTCACCTCTCCGTTTCCAATTGGGACGTTGATGATAACGTCCCCATTCCTATCTGCGATAGGGGAGCCATTAACAGAAATGCTGTATACCCTCTCTTTGTGGTGGGGATTTCTCACTGCTGGGGTCTTGGGAAGCCTAAGAAAAAGTGAGAACTTTTGAGTCATGCATCCCTAAGGGCAGAAATAATGCCTGTTTTTATTAAGagcttaaaaataaataaaatcaaatcaaattaaaaCTAAGCCAATATATCACACTTTTGTGTAAACCCTACTTAACAGTATCTCTTACCTTGGGTCAAAACGTGGGGTAACAAGGGGAGTAGAGCCTATCAACAGAGAAGTGTTCACTGTATTCTTGGCAGGAGTCACCAAAGCCTTCCTGTTTGATCTGAATCAAACAGGGATGTTAGTACTGCGACAATACGTCAGAGTTCCCTTTGTACCATGATTGTAATGTTACAAGGAAGCTATGGTGAAAATAAAGGTCTTGCCTTCTGATGGAGCTTTTCCGCTTCCTTACTGAGAGATCCTTTGCCTTTTTTGATGTGGTAGGGGGCTTCTTCGTAGTTCTCACCTGTATCAgaaacagtttgacagctattaTCCGGTAACAGGAGACTGTACATCAAATATTTGTACAATAACTTTTCATTGTTCAATTTTCTTAATGATCAATAAATTTTAGGCAAGCTATGGTCTCAACCCACATCATTTTATTTAAGCGTACGTCTACTTATTGAGCTGTAACTACCTTCTTAATCGTATTCTGGCTCGAGGAGTTCCCGTCTTCTGTACTTGTCTGGGCATCTGACTCGTTCTTTGATCCTGTTAGAAGGAGCAGAAAAATAATTATATTTTTCTTActttattt
It includes:
- the cdca8 gene encoding borealin, producing the protein MAPRKRTAKPPKNDPRVAKSQALLHDFDTEVTTILQQLKERTDNLLKSMDNSYEMAIIKLPKAVRKLSWMENFSLQKLQLPLVDDRKGEEEEEAAKVESVLSLEHGICPTRGNKSNKKNIIIFLLLLTGSKNESDAQTSTEDGNSSSQNTIKKVRTTKKPPTTSKKAKDLSVRKRKSSIRRSNRKALVTPAKNTVNTSLLIGSTPLVTPRFDPRLPKTPAVRNPHHKERVYSISVNGSPIADRNGDVIINVPIGNGESIQLLASQIDSADLSSLDKKALASMQQLQKRLATLCGTTK